Proteins from a genomic interval of Polaribacter sp. Q13:
- a CDS encoding AI-2E family transporter, with protein sequence MNSKIIANGILRALSILLGIFLLGYFLYTIQSVIVYIIIAGILSLIARPIILFLRKRLKFPNTMAVVFTMVLMLGLLTGLILMFIPLVAEQGKSLSLLEVDKLQANIQEIFNQITSYFSSKGIDVLNELKNLNFVSQFKEIPDFLNAILAAVGTLSVGLFSVLFISFFFMKDKLLLKKAVMTIIPKGNEGRFSKSLETINDLLSRYFIGLLFQITILFVLYTIILLIFGIDNAVVIAFLCALLNLIPYVGPLIGAVIMFVLSMTSNIGQDFQTEILPTTMYVMIGYFIAQLIDNFGSQPIIFSKTTKSHPLEIFLIIIIGGLLFGIVGMITAVPMYTALKVILKEFLSDNKIVKSITKDI encoded by the coding sequence ATGAATTCGAAAATAATAGCAAACGGAATTTTAAGAGCCTTGAGTATTCTATTAGGAATTTTCCTTCTAGGCTATTTTTTATATACAATTCAATCTGTAATAGTTTATATTATTATTGCAGGAATTTTATCATTAATTGCAAGACCCATCATTCTTTTTCTTAGAAAAAGATTAAAGTTTCCGAACACAATGGCAGTTGTATTTACAATGGTTTTAATGTTAGGACTTTTAACAGGTTTAATTCTAATGTTTATCCCCTTAGTGGCTGAGCAAGGTAAAAGTTTATCATTATTAGAAGTCGATAAATTACAAGCAAATATTCAAGAAATATTTAACCAAATAACCTCTTATTTTTCATCGAAAGGAATTGATGTTTTAAACGAATTAAAAAATCTAAATTTTGTTTCTCAATTTAAAGAAATTCCTGATTTTTTAAATGCTATTTTGGCTGCTGTAGGTACTTTAAGTGTTGGCCTATTTTCAGTATTATTTATCTCTTTCTTTTTTATGAAAGACAAATTATTACTAAAAAAAGCGGTGATGACAATAATTCCTAAAGGAAATGAAGGTCGATTCTCTAAATCTTTGGAAACCATTAACGATTTACTATCAAGATATTTTATAGGATTACTTTTTCAGATTACGATTCTATTTGTTTTATACACCATTATTTTGTTAATTTTCGGCATAGACAATGCAGTAGTTATAGCCTTTTTATGTGCCTTATTAAACTTAATTCCTTATGTGGGACCTTTAATAGGTGCTGTTATTATGTTTGTTTTATCGATGACTAGTAATATTGGTCAAGATTTTCAAACAGAAATTTTACCCACAACTATGTACGTAATGATTGGTTATTTTATCGCTCAATTAATTGATAATTTTGGGAGTCAGCCTATTATATTTTCAAAAACCACCAAATCGCATCCTTTAGAAATCTTTTTAATTATTATTATCGGTGGGTTACTTTTTGGAATTGTGGGCATGATTACTGCAGTACCAATGTACACCGCCTTAAAAGTGATTTTAAAAGAGTTTTTGTCTGATAATAAAATAGTAAAATCGATTACAAAAGATATTTAA
- a CDS encoding RluA family pseudouridine synthase: protein MQLSETHIVEKLEKPIRFQEYGVGIFKSIPTKSGIKKAIKKELVFIDGSLATTSKYISGGEKIELFESKNSSTFERLELDIEVLFEDDHLAIIYKPAGILVSGNKFVTIANGLTQNLKKSTLADAVKPQPIHRLDYPTSGLLLIGKTSTAITVLGKLFKDKEIQKTYFAITIGKMNASGIIDLSIDEKKSQTEYEVLESVLSERFGFLNLVKLQPKTGRKHQLRKHLLAIENPILGDKEYFIENKILNGKGLYLHAANLEFIHPFTKESILITKELPKKFIKIFSDF, encoded by the coding sequence ATGCAATTATCTGAAACCCATATTGTAGAAAAACTTGAAAAACCAATTCGTTTTCAAGAATATGGTGTTGGAATTTTCAAATCCATTCCAACAAAGTCTGGCATTAAAAAAGCCATAAAAAAAGAACTTGTTTTTATTGATGGAAGTTTAGCTACCACATCCAAATACATTTCCGGTGGAGAAAAAATAGAACTTTTTGAATCTAAAAATTCATCCACCTTTGAAAGATTAGAACTTGATATTGAAGTATTGTTTGAAGATGATCATTTAGCCATTATATACAAACCTGCAGGTATTTTAGTCAGTGGAAACAAATTTGTAACGATTGCAAATGGTTTAACCCAAAACCTTAAAAAAAGTACTTTAGCTGATGCAGTAAAACCACAACCAATCCACAGATTAGATTATCCTACAAGCGGACTTTTATTAATCGGAAAAACGAGCACTGCTATTACAGTATTAGGAAAGTTGTTTAAAGATAAAGAAATTCAGAAAACCTATTTTGCAATTACTATTGGTAAAATGAATGCTTCTGGAATTATTGATCTTTCTATTGATGAAAAAAAATCTCAAACAGAATATGAAGTTTTAGAATCTGTCCTTTCAGAACGATTTGGATTTTTAAACTTGGTAAAACTACAACCAAAAACAGGTAGAAAACATCAATTAAGAAAACATTTACTAGCTATTGAAAATCCTATTTTAGGTGATAAAGAATATTTTATAGAAAATAAAATTCTAAACGGAAAAGGCTTGTATTTACACGCTGCTAATTTAGAGTTTATTCATCCGTTTACAAAAGAATCTATTTTAATTACAAAAGAACTCCCTAAAAAATTTATAAAGATTTTTTCTGATTTTTAA